A genomic stretch from Solanum stenotomum isolate F172 chromosome 8, ASM1918654v1, whole genome shotgun sequence includes:
- the LOC125874012 gene encoding E3 ubiquitin-protein ligase PUB24-like, producing MEEVEIPKYFLCPISLQIMKDPVTTVTGITYDRENIETWLLMAEENTYTCPVTKQILSRDTTLLTPNHMLGKFIRSWTICNAEKGIEQIPSPKYPLNKSHVIRLIHQVKNRDLYLEALRKMVTMISENEENRKCLDEGGAIKAMVLFILRSFKEGELIMGIEEALRIFHLVWRPTQENKQLVKENHDLIEAILWILKSREMCNNNNNQVVTSIKTHAMLVLKDVISVSSTNLLSSLTPEFFQQMLNSLRKNNVKYVSQQATKAALHVLIDTCPRGRNRLKMIELGAVFELIELELSNNEKRVSELVFSLLSHLCSLADGRAELLKHAAGIAIVSKKILRISPATDESAIQILGLIAKFSVTKEVLMEMLRVGGVTKLCMVIQANCEASLRKKALEILRAHNNVWSNSPCVQIYFLTRYPGQ from the coding sequence ATGGAAGAAGTAGAAATACCCAAATATTTTCTGTGTCCAATATCACTCCAAATTATGAAAGATCCAGTTACAACAGTTACTGGAATTACATATGATAGGGAAAATATTGAAACGTGGTTGTTGATGGCGGAGGAAAATACATATACGTGTCCCGTGACAAAACAAATTTTGTCTAGAGACACCACGTTGTTAACACCAAACCATATGTTAGGGAAATTTATTCGATCGTGGACTATATGCAATGCTGAGAAAGGGATTGAGCAAATTCCATCGCCTAAATATCCTCTCAACAAATCACATGTCATCAGGCTAATTCATCAGGTGAAAAATCGCGATCTTTATTTAGAAGCTTTAAGGAAAATGGTGACTATGATAAGTGAGAATGAGGAAAATAGGAAGTGTTTAGATGAAGGTGGTGCAATTAAGGCTATGGTTTTATTTATATTGAGGAGTTTTAAGGAAGGGGAATTAATTATGGGAATTGAAGAAGCTTTAAGGATTTTCCATCTTGTTTGGAGACCAACACAGGAAAACAAACAACTTGTTAAGGAAAATCATGATCTAATTGAAGCTATTTTATGGATTTTGAAGAGTCGTGAAAtgtgcaacaacaacaataatcaAGTTGTAACATCAATCAAGACTCATGCAATGTTGGTCCTGAAAGATGTGATCTCAGTTTCAAGTACAAATCTCTTATCGAGTTTAACACCTGAATTTTTCCAACAAATGTTGAATAGTTTGAGGAAAAACAATGTAAAATATGTGTCTCAACAAGCAACAAAAGCAGCGTTACATGTGCTAATAGATACTTGTCCAAGGGGACGAAACAGGCTGAAAATGATCGAATTAGGGGCTGTTTTCGAGCTAATTGAGCTCGAATTAAGCAACAATGAGAAAAGGGTAAGTGAATTAGTTTTTTCACTTTTGTCACATTTGTGTAGTTTAGCTGATGGAAGAGCAGAATTACTAAAACATGCAGCTGGAATTGCAATTGTTTCTAAAAAGATACTTAGGATTTCTCCAGCAACAGATGAAAGTGCAATTCAAATTCTTGGATTAATTGCTAAGTTTTCAGTTACAAAAGAAGTGTTGATGGAAATGTTAAGAGTTGGGGGAGTGACAAAGTTATGCATGGTGATTCAAGCAAATTGTGAAGCAAGTTTAAGGAAAAAAGCACTGGAAATATTAAGGGCACATAATAATGTTTGGAGCAACTCTCCATGtgtacaaatttattttttgacaagATATCCTGGTCAATAG
- the LOC125874844 gene encoding uncharacterized protein LOC125874844 isoform X1, which translates to MDSDTNWSEKVEDLVDAGEINEAISLLEELVAKLEYESQNSSNSRLRLSTALLELSKLYSTQGLSLRADQTRSKAFLIKQQQENRDVNATKESTGDGISGSRVSQSDNKDHASLQIDTSQNDEDDDWEAIADRAPDELLSPQHLPEVSKISLQDSKVQAPKRRGRGTFSYQKQSLYSDQQSDEPAVDDIEDETVSGTPEGSSDTKNLNYGTRHVLVLADFPPSTKTNDLEKLLEKFKDNVAIRWVNDTVALAVFRTPALALEASNSIHCPFTVRVLCEEDELLSSIPPRDLEPPRRRPQTSARTAQRLIAQSMGIKLPCTDFGSREYRRQEEARKNRIVSRQNLKNDAWGDDDN; encoded by the exons ATGGATAGCGATACAAACTGGTCGGAGAAGGTCGAGGATCTCGTTGATGCCGGAGAAATCAATGAAGCCATATCTTTGTTAGAAGAATTAGTCGCAAAGCTAGAATATGAGTCCCAAAACTCGTCAAATTCCCGGCTTCGTCTATCTACTGCTCTACTGGAATTATCGAAGCTCTACTCCACTCAAGGCTTATCTCTGCGAGCTGACCAGACGCGCTCTAAGGCATTTCTCATTAAACAGCAGCAAGAAAATAG GGATGTAAATGCTACTAAGGAGTCAACTGGTGATGGCATTTCAGGTAGTCGGGTTTCACAAA GTGATAACAAGGATCACGCCAGCTTGCAAATTGATACCTCACAGAATGATGAAGATGATG ATTGGGAAGCTATTGCTGATCGTGCTCCAGATGAATTACTTTCCCCACAACACTTGCCAGAAGTGTCTAAAATTTCTTTGCAAGATTCGAAAGTTCAAGCCCCCAAGCGACGTGGAAGGGGTACATTCTCCTATCAGAAGCAGAGTCTCTACAGCGATCAGCAGTCTGATGAGCCTGCCGTTGATGACATTGAAGATGAAACTGTTTCCGGTACTCCAGAAGGGAGCTCAGATACAAAAAATT TGAACTATGGAACGCGCCACGTCTTGGTTCTGGCTGATTTCCCGCCGAGCACTAAAACAAATGACCTAGAGAAACTGTTGGAGAAATTTAAAGACAATGTAGCAATTCGCTGGGTCAATGATACAGTTGCACTTGCAGTGTTCAGAACACCAGCCCTTG CATTAGAGGCCAGCAACTCGATACATTGTCCATTTACAGTGAGGGTATTGTGTGAGGAGGATGAACTTTTGAGCTCAATTCCACCAAGAG ATCTGGAGCCTCCTCGTAGAAGACCTCAGACATCAGCTAGAACCGCCCAGAGGCTGATTGCTCAAAGTATGGGTATAAAGTTGCCTTGTACGGACTTTGGGTCCAGAGAATATAGGAGACAGGAGGAAGCCCGGAAGAACCGGATAGTTTCAAGACAAAACTTGAAGAATGATGCTTGGGGTGATGATGACAACTAA
- the LOC125874844 gene encoding uncharacterized protein LOC125874844 isoform X2 translates to MDSDTNWSEKVEDLVDAGEINEAISLLEELVAKLEYESQNSSNSRLRLSTALLELSKLYSTQGLSLRADQTRSKAFLIKQQQENRDVNATKESTGDGISGDNKDHASLQIDTSQNDEDDDWEAIADRAPDELLSPQHLPEVSKISLQDSKVQAPKRRGRGTFSYQKQSLYSDQQSDEPAVDDIEDETVSGTPEGSSDTKNLNYGTRHVLVLADFPPSTKTNDLEKLLEKFKDNVAIRWVNDTVALAVFRTPALALEASNSIHCPFTVRVLCEEDELLSSIPPRDLEPPRRRPQTSARTAQRLIAQSMGIKLPCTDFGSREYRRQEEARKNRIVSRQNLKNDAWGDDDN, encoded by the exons ATGGATAGCGATACAAACTGGTCGGAGAAGGTCGAGGATCTCGTTGATGCCGGAGAAATCAATGAAGCCATATCTTTGTTAGAAGAATTAGTCGCAAAGCTAGAATATGAGTCCCAAAACTCGTCAAATTCCCGGCTTCGTCTATCTACTGCTCTACTGGAATTATCGAAGCTCTACTCCACTCAAGGCTTATCTCTGCGAGCTGACCAGACGCGCTCTAAGGCATTTCTCATTAAACAGCAGCAAGAAAATAG GGATGTAAATGCTACTAAGGAGTCAACTGGTGATGGCATTTCAG GTGATAACAAGGATCACGCCAGCTTGCAAATTGATACCTCACAGAATGATGAAGATGATG ATTGGGAAGCTATTGCTGATCGTGCTCCAGATGAATTACTTTCCCCACAACACTTGCCAGAAGTGTCTAAAATTTCTTTGCAAGATTCGAAAGTTCAAGCCCCCAAGCGACGTGGAAGGGGTACATTCTCCTATCAGAAGCAGAGTCTCTACAGCGATCAGCAGTCTGATGAGCCTGCCGTTGATGACATTGAAGATGAAACTGTTTCCGGTACTCCAGAAGGGAGCTCAGATACAAAAAATT TGAACTATGGAACGCGCCACGTCTTGGTTCTGGCTGATTTCCCGCCGAGCACTAAAACAAATGACCTAGAGAAACTGTTGGAGAAATTTAAAGACAATGTAGCAATTCGCTGGGTCAATGATACAGTTGCACTTGCAGTGTTCAGAACACCAGCCCTTG CATTAGAGGCCAGCAACTCGATACATTGTCCATTTACAGTGAGGGTATTGTGTGAGGAGGATGAACTTTTGAGCTCAATTCCACCAAGAG ATCTGGAGCCTCCTCGTAGAAGACCTCAGACATCAGCTAGAACCGCCCAGAGGCTGATTGCTCAAAGTATGGGTATAAAGTTGCCTTGTACGGACTTTGGGTCCAGAGAATATAGGAGACAGGAGGAAGCCCGGAAGAACCGGATAGTTTCAAGACAAAACTTGAAGAATGATGCTTGGGGTGATGATGACAACTAA